The Kribbella amoyensis genomic sequence GAACACCCCGATCAGCGCCCCCGGCTTGCTCTGCGCCAGCCAGCCGAACACCCCGAGGACGAGGGTGACGGCCACCAGCCCGCCGTACAGGCTGGGCATCAACGCGCGGTCGGCGAGGCGGCCGCCGACCAGGGTGCCGCCGGTCATGCCGACGCCGTAGACGGCCAGCACGATCGTCACCGCGGCCGGGCTGAAGCCGGCCAGCTCGGTCATCGTCGGGGTGATGTAGGAGTAGGTGGCGAACATGCCGCCGAAGCCGACCATGCCGACCAGCAGCGCCATCCAGACCTGCGGCCGGGCCAGCGCGCTGAGCTCGCTGCGGGCGTTCACCTCGCTGCCGACCGGCTGCGGGGCGACCCAGAAGTACACCGCGACCAGGGTGAGCAGGCCGAGTCCGCCGACCAGCAGGAACGGCAGCTGCCAGCCGAGTTGCTGGCCGAGCAGGGTGGTCGCCGGGACACCGACGATGTTCGCGATCGGCAGGCCGACCATGATCATCGAGACCGCCCAGGCCCGCCGGTTCGCCGGCACCAGCGAGGCGCCGACGACGGCGCCGATCCCGAAGAACGCGCCGTGCGGCAGGCCGGAGACGAATCGGGCCGCCATCAGCAGTTCGTAGCTGTTGGCAACGGCCGACAGCACGTTGCCGAGCACGAAGACGCCCATCAACCCGAGCAGCAACCGCTTCCGCCCGGTCCGCGCCCCGAGCGCCGCGATCACCGGCGCCCCGACCACGACACCGATCGCGTACGCCGAGACGATGTGTCCCGCGGTCGGGATGGAGATGCCGACCCCGTCGGCGATCTCCGGCAGCAGGCCCATCGTGACGAACTCGGTGGTCCCGATCGCGAATCCGCCGGTCGCCAGCGCCAGCAGGGCCAGCCCGACGTGCCGCGAGGCGGTCCGTTTGTCAGGAGTCATCGAAGATGTCACGCCTGATTGTCACATCAACTACAGGCCGGCTCCGAATCCGCGGCGCAAGGTCGCGGCTGGTGCGGTCGCGGGCCGCGTGAAAGCATCCGGCATGGCCAACTTCGGGGATCACCAGCTCGGGATCTACGTGCAGGGCATGTTCCAGGACGTGCGGCCGGAGATCACCACGGACCTGTCCCGGCTCGAGGTGCAGGCGGCGGCGAGTCTCAGCGCCGAGGCGATGGGGTACATCGTGCCCAGTGCGGGCAGCGGGGCGACGGCGCGCGCGAACCTGGCCGCCTTCGACCGCTGGCGGCTGGTGCCGCGGATGTTGCGCGGCTCCACCGAGCGCGATCTGTCCTGCACCGTGCTCGGGACGAAGATGCCGGCCCCCGTCCTGGTCGCGCCGGTCGGTGTCCAGACGCTCGCGCATCCCGAGGGCGAGCTGGCGACCGCGCGGGCGGCGGACGCGCTCGGCCTGACGTACACGCACTCGACCCAGGCGAGCCACGCGTTCGAGCAGATCGAGGCCGGCAGCAAGTGGTACCAGCTGTACTGGCCGACCGACCGGGACGTCTGCCTGAGCTTCCTGCAACGGGCCAAGGACAACGGGTACTCCACCCTCGTGCTCACCCTCGACACCGGCACGATCGGCTGGCGGCCGGCCGACCTGGACCGCGGCTTCCTGCCGTTCCTCAAGG encodes the following:
- a CDS encoding MFS transporter is translated as MTPDKRTASRHVGLALLALATGGFAIGTTEFVTMGLLPEIADGVGISIPTAGHIVSAYAIGVVVGAPVIAALGARTGRKRLLLGLMGVFVLGNVLSAVANSYELLMAARFVSGLPHGAFFGIGAVVGASLVPANRRAWAVSMIMVGLPIANIVGVPATTLLGQQLGWQLPFLLVGGLGLLTLVAVYFWVAPQPVGSEVNARSELSALARPQVWMALLVGMVGFGGMFATYSYITPTMTELAGFSPAAVTIVLAVYGVGMTGGTLVGGRLADRALMPSLYGGLVAVTLVLGVFGWLAQSKPGALIGVFAMGFSASILIPALQTRLMDVAHEGQALAASLNHSTLNVANALGAWLGSVVLAAGYGYQWPSRVGAALAVAGLVLAVVSGLMDRRTERLVATNA
- a CDS encoding alpha-hydroxy-acid oxidizing protein → MANFGDHQLGIYVQGMFQDVRPEITTDLSRLEVQAAASLSAEAMGYIVPSAGSGATARANLAAFDRWRLVPRMLRGSTERDLSCTVLGTKMPAPVLVAPVGVQTLAHPEGELATARAADALGLTYTHSTQASHAFEQIEAGSKWYQLYWPTDRDVCLSFLQRAKDNGYSTLVLTLDTGTIGWRPADLDRGFLPFLKGEGLANYLTDPAFQAKLAKPIAEDPTAAVMHWAQMFPNVGLSWDDLSFLRDNWTGPIALKGITSVDDAKLAAEHGVDGIVVSNHGGRQVDGAVAALDALPAIADAVGEQLTVLFDSGVRTGADAAKALALGAKAVLLGRPFLYGLALAGQAGVEHVLRCFLAELDLTLALAGHANHRELNRDSVVPA